The following are from one region of the Candidatus Obscuribacterales bacterium genome:
- the pyrF gene encoding orotidine-5'-phosphate decarboxylase gives MAGKENLIVALDVPTLAEAQKLADELRNEVGMFKVGLELYSREGLALLSWFSQESLPVFFDGKFHDIPNTVAAASAAVVAHNVKMFNVHAAGGSKMIGAAVEACAKANGAKPILLAVTVLTSMSQQVMNDEIGIAGQVESQVKKLALLAKSAGADGVVASASEATLIAEACGRDFVIVTPGIRPTWAGQDDQVRVVTPADAIANGAHYIVVGRPIVKAANRKDAAKRVVDELLSAG, from the coding sequence ATGGCTGGCAAAGAGAATTTGATTGTTGCGCTGGATGTGCCCACTTTGGCTGAAGCGCAAAAGCTGGCTGACGAGCTGCGTAATGAAGTCGGCATGTTCAAAGTAGGACTTGAGCTTTACAGCAGAGAAGGGCTTGCTCTTTTATCCTGGTTTTCCCAGGAGTCGTTGCCGGTCTTCTTTGACGGCAAGTTTCACGATATTCCCAACACAGTCGCTGCTGCAAGCGCCGCTGTAGTCGCTCACAACGTGAAGATGTTTAATGTGCACGCCGCCGGCGGCTCGAAAATGATAGGAGCTGCCGTAGAAGCTTGTGCGAAGGCAAACGGAGCCAAGCCTATTCTTCTGGCTGTAACAGTATTAACCAGCATGTCTCAGCAAGTAATGAACGATGAAATTGGCATTGCCGGACAAGTTGAAAGTCAGGTGAAGAAGCTGGCGTTGTTGGCTAAATCTGCCGGGGCTGATGGAGTGGTTGCATCTGCTAGCGAGGCAACGCTTATAGCAGAAGCCTGTGGTCGGGATTTTGTAATTGTTACACCAGGCATTCGCCCGACTTGGGCTGGACAGGATGATCAAGTGCGGGTTGTAACCCCAGCTGACGCAATTGCTAATGGTGCTCATTACATTGTGGTTGGACGTCCAATTGTCAAAGCAGCAAATCGCAAAGACGCTGCTAAGCGTGTCGTGGACGAGCTTTTGTCGGCCGGCTAG
- the rpmE gene encoding 50S ribosomal protein L31 codes for MKEGIHPQYHEITATCVCGGKVELGSTRSDIRVEICSNCHPYFTGMQKIIDTEGRVDRFQKRYNRDKAVAK; via the coding sequence ATGAAAGAAGGAATCCATCCTCAGTATCACGAAATAACCGCAACTTGCGTTTGCGGTGGCAAAGTCGAGCTTGGTTCGACACGCTCGGATATTAGAGTAGAAATTTGCAGCAACTGCCACCCATATTTCACTGGCATGCAGAAAATCATCGACACGGAAGGTCGCGTAGATCGCTTCCAGAAGCGTTATAACCGCGATAAGGCAGTCGCTAAGTAA
- a CDS encoding NAD-dependent epimerase/dehydratase family protein — translation MKMLISGSEGSLAQMVIPEFQKLGHSIIGVDNFARYGTIDRKRNYEFMQMDLTDSSSVKDLFSKHQVDVVFHAAALVYGVIGFHEKPADIIVDNNLMTMNLLKHGADKIRHFIYLSSSMVYERSKTVPHKEEDADLSQVMSTSYGLSKYIGERVVKSFHEQYDTKYTIWRPFNIITPFESPEDQGVSHVFADMIRKIIVEKQQPLKVLGDGQQVRCFTNIFDVAEAIATYSLDAKAVNETFNIGNPEPVTILQLTELIVQIAKERKLLPQSYSLSYEHLPVYADDVRMRIPDVSKIDKVFSWKAKTTLRQSLEQCIEHQIKTKVLSVCE, via the coding sequence ATGAAAATGCTCATTAGCGGCAGCGAGGGATCGCTTGCACAAATGGTGATACCGGAATTCCAAAAGCTTGGACATTCCATTATCGGCGTTGATAATTTTGCCAGGTACGGCACCATTGATCGCAAGAGAAATTACGAATTCATGCAAATGGATTTGACTGATTCATCAAGCGTAAAAGATCTTTTCAGCAAGCATCAAGTTGATGTTGTGTTTCACGCAGCAGCACTTGTTTATGGCGTAATTGGCTTTCATGAAAAACCGGCCGATATTATCGTCGACAATAATTTGATGACGATGAATTTACTCAAGCATGGTGCAGACAAGATTCGTCATTTTATCTATCTTTCTTCAAGTATGGTCTACGAAAGATCAAAAACTGTTCCTCACAAAGAGGAAGATGCCGATCTTTCACAAGTTATGTCAACTTCCTATGGACTATCCAAATACATAGGCGAAAGAGTAGTTAAGTCTTTTCACGAACAATACGATACTAAGTACACTATCTGGCGTCCATTCAACATCATCACTCCCTTTGAGTCACCGGAAGATCAAGGTGTGAGTCATGTCTTCGCTGACATGATTCGTAAAATAATCGTTGAAAAACAACAACCATTGAAGGTATTGGGTGACGGGCAACAAGTTCGTTGCTTTACCAATATTTTTGATGTAGCGGAAGCTATTGCGACCTATTCGCTGGATGCAAAAGCAGTGAATGAAACCTTCAATATTGGAAATCCGGAGCCGGTCACTATTTTGCAATTGACAGAGTTGATTGTTCAAATAGCAAAAGAGCGCAAGCTATTGCCGCAAAGCTATAGTCTCTCTTACGAGCATTTGCCTGTTTATGCCGATGATGTACGTATGCGTATTCCTGATGTAAGCAAAATCGACAAAGTCTTTTCCTGGAAAGCAAAAACTACGCTGCGCCAATCGCTTGAGCAGTGTATAGAACACCAGATTAAGACCAAGGTCCTTTCGGTCTGCGAATAG